A genomic window from Periweissella cryptocerci includes:
- a CDS encoding CDP-glycerol glycerophosphotransferase family protein produces MAKLATVIIDNQNDGDVAKTLASLKKQGLFFSYDYVLTNGSLEERNNAITSATTKYLLFLQAGDEVLAKTLKTLLNDSTWDKTKVMQLSAFTIDDNGTNVLTEQREKLYKRIANNDEKFTQETDVYVFTSELRTFYVPELRSVIVENDGYLFDGSIKYQAVDDYFAHYIAKSKSIGLAFKAGVMENGPAIASSYLSELGGIDGLVPYFDKLKANYTRKNGSLMRYAQQLLVKQVADRFVNSYLIDQSLTGVMLEESKNKLANYLDLVDEKSIMRFPGVDRLHKYELIGMQSTPVTYLYEEDGIVFEHDLTRIGKEKGFETTITDIVLRDGLLSFSGYARLPYQERFDLKVQLLLNDEVIDLRLYHSGFGNFHSRNETNYFNGFDYSLKLANLNDTELKIRYLINGHEYLSTEFIYVNNRVWSDPLNVQTVAYEGLSFTKTKNAIKVEQVSDEEAAKLDDAKMKALETTHPDLIEAVVNASQMNTEVWLYSDDLNVTDNGFIQFQHDINVDDGVSRYYVYTPDTVQAEQVANIDEDKLVVRGSAAHKALYVHAKYEFTSFTDYNRFSPFDRLEYGMLGSMIQTKIIYFGHGVLHAHFTRLYSREKTIFDYVVASSEFEKQNLIDNYHYDETQVVLLGAPRFDSQLAENVTKSNHILYGPTWRAKLSSGYVDGKWQLNDAYLRESEFYAGVMALLNSAKLAIFLESNDMYLDVKLHPNFRDYEKNFKLSSDRIKFVRVNGQPASYAAYITDYSSFVFDFVYGQVPIFYYLMDENEFANGNHTYNRLDLPLEDGFGPISHSADELIDTLEQFQQHGVSELYQQREATFFNVPTNNREALRKYFIN; encoded by the coding sequence ATGGCTAAATTAGCGACCGTTATTATTGATAATCAAAATGATGGTGACGTTGCAAAGACACTGGCATCATTGAAGAAGCAAGGATTGTTTTTTAGCTACGATTATGTTCTGACGAATGGTTCATTGGAAGAACGAAATAATGCAATTACGAGCGCTACAACCAAGTATTTATTATTTTTACAAGCGGGGGATGAAGTGTTAGCAAAGACTTTGAAGACTTTGTTAAATGATTCCACTTGGGATAAAACGAAGGTTATGCAGTTAAGTGCATTTACTATCGATGATAATGGAACCAATGTCCTAACTGAGCAACGCGAGAAATTATATAAGCGTATTGCAAATAATGACGAGAAATTCACTCAGGAAACTGATGTATATGTGTTCACGAGTGAGTTACGAACATTTTATGTACCTGAACTACGCAGTGTTATTGTAGAAAATGATGGTTATTTGTTCGATGGGAGCATTAAGTATCAAGCTGTAGATGACTACTTTGCCCACTATATTGCAAAGTCTAAGTCAATTGGTTTGGCGTTTAAGGCCGGCGTTATGGAAAACGGACCAGCTATTGCCAGCAGTTACTTAAGCGAGCTTGGTGGTATTGATGGATTAGTGCCATATTTTGATAAATTAAAAGCTAACTATACTCGTAAGAATGGGTCATTAATGCGTTATGCCCAACAACTCTTGGTAAAGCAGGTTGCTGATCGTTTCGTGAATAGTTACTTAATTGATCAATCTTTAACCGGTGTTATGTTGGAAGAGTCAAAGAATAAGCTAGCGAATTACCTTGATTTAGTCGATGAAAAATCAATTATGCGTTTTCCAGGCGTTGATCGGTTACACAAATATGAACTAATTGGAATGCAAAGTACTCCAGTAACATATTTGTATGAAGAAGACGGAATTGTCTTTGAACATGATTTGACAAGAATTGGTAAAGAAAAGGGATTTGAGACAACAATAACTGACATTGTATTGCGTGATGGACTATTGAGCTTCTCTGGGTATGCTCGATTACCATATCAAGAGCGTTTTGATTTGAAGGTACAATTATTATTGAATGATGAAGTAATTGATTTACGATTGTACCATTCAGGTTTTGGAAATTTCCACTCACGAAATGAGACAAACTACTTTAACGGTTTTGATTATTCACTGAAGTTAGCGAATCTTAACGATACGGAATTGAAAATTCGTTATCTGATTAACGGACATGAGTATCTATCAACAGAGTTTATTTATGTTAACAACCGTGTGTGGTCTGACCCGCTGAATGTTCAAACAGTAGCATACGAAGGGTTATCATTTACGAAGACTAAGAATGCAATTAAAGTTGAGCAGGTTTCAGATGAGGAAGCCGCTAAACTTGATGATGCAAAAATGAAGGCGCTTGAGACGACCCATCCAGATTTAATTGAGGCGGTTGTTAACGCTAGTCAAATGAACACTGAAGTTTGGCTATATTCAGATGATTTAAATGTTACGGATAACGGGTTTATTCAATTTCAACATGATATTAATGTGGATGATGGTGTGAGTCGTTACTATGTATATACACCAGATACTGTTCAAGCAGAGCAAGTGGCAAATATTGATGAGGATAAATTAGTCGTTCGTGGGTCGGCGGCGCACAAAGCGTTATACGTGCATGCAAAATATGAATTTACTTCATTTACTGATTATAATCGCTTCTCACCATTTGATCGTTTAGAATACGGTATGCTGGGCTCAATGATTCAAACAAAAATTATCTACTTCGGTCACGGTGTGTTACATGCACATTTTACCCGTCTTTATTCGCGTGAGAAAACTATTTTTGATTACGTTGTTGCGTCTTCAGAATTTGAAAAACAAAATTTGATTGATAATTATCATTATGATGAAACACAAGTTGTGCTACTTGGTGCACCACGGTTTGATTCTCAATTAGCTGAAAATGTTACAAAATCTAATCACATATTGTATGGTCCCACATGGCGAGCCAAGCTTTCATCGGGTTATGTAGACGGAAAGTGGCAATTAAACGATGCATACTTACGAGAATCGGAATTTTATGCAGGCGTAATGGCATTGTTGAATAGTGCTAAGTTAGCTATTTTCCTTGAGTCAAATGATATGTACCTAGATGTGAAATTGCACCCCAATTTCCGTGATTATGAAAAGAATTTTAAGCTGTCTTCAGATCGGATTAAATTTGTGAGAGTTAATGGTCAACCGGCCAGTTATGCGGCTTATATTACAGATTATTCGTCATTTGTTTTTGATTTTGTGTATGGTCAAGTACCGATATTTTATTACTTG
- a CDS encoding alcohol dehydrogenase catalytic domain-containing protein gives MLNHVYRLVSAKQFEVALIEENLKEGQVVVRPKLLSLCHADQRYYAFQRSPEVLAKKIPMALIHEGMGTVVESKSPEFNPGDEVIIVPTTPVEHSDTIAENYLPSSKFRSSGFDGLMQEYVISDAERVVKLPTDFDSEVAAFTEMISVGYQAATRLLRVAGPDRESVGIWGDGNVSYMTAAILHVLLPEMKIYVFGHHDYKLSYYSFATKTYVTDAIPDDLELSMAVEATGGNGSHDAISQIIDHIKPEGSVVLMGVSENEIPVNTRMILEKGLTLIGSSRSTKQDFEDVVKLLSGKDELLEEMRLLVSLKVPVTSVEDAIAAFEADNSNGWGKTIMEWKV, from the coding sequence ATGTTAAACCACGTTTACCGATTGGTTTCAGCTAAACAATTTGAGGTTGCTCTGATTGAGGAGAATTTAAAAGAAGGACAGGTTGTTGTACGTCCAAAACTTTTGTCACTTTGCCATGCGGATCAACGGTACTATGCATTTCAACGTAGCCCAGAAGTTCTTGCAAAAAAAATACCAATGGCACTGATTCATGAAGGTATGGGGACTGTTGTTGAATCAAAAAGCCCTGAATTTAATCCAGGGGATGAAGTAATTATTGTACCAACAACCCCAGTTGAACATAGTGATACTATTGCCGAAAATTACTTACCTAGTTCAAAATTTCGTTCTTCAGGTTTTGATGGATTGATGCAAGAATATGTTATTTCAGATGCAGAACGAGTTGTTAAATTACCTACTGATTTTGATAGTGAAGTTGCAGCATTTACTGAAATGATTTCGGTTGGTTATCAAGCAGCTACTCGCTTGTTACGTGTGGCTGGTCCAGATCGAGAGAGTGTTGGAATCTGGGGTGATGGGAACGTTAGCTACATGACTGCAGCAATATTACATGTATTGCTTCCTGAAATGAAAATTTACGTATTTGGTCATCATGACTATAAATTGAGCTACTATTCATTTGCTACGAAAACTTATGTGACTGATGCAATCCCAGATGACTTAGAATTAAGCATGGCCGTTGAGGCGACTGGTGGAAATGGTTCACACGATGCAATTTCTCAAATTATTGACCACATTAAACCTGAAGGATCGGTAGTATTGATGGGGGTTTCTGAGAACGAAATCCCAGTTAATACCCGAATGATCTTAGAAAAAGGATTAACGCTCATTGGAAGCAGCCGTTCGACGAAACAAGATTTTGAAGATGTTGTTAAGTTGCTATCAGGAAAAGATGAATTACTGGAAGAAATGCGTTTGTTAGTTTCTCTTAAAGTTCCGGTAACTTCTGTTGAGGATGCTATTGCTGCATTCGAGGCGGATAATAGCAATGGATGGGGTAAAACAATTATGGAATGGAAGGTCTAG
- a CDS encoding IspD/TarI family cytidylyltransferase: MIYAEILAGGKGTRMGNVPMPKQFLTLGTKPIVIHTLEKFLLNSRFNVIVVVVPMAWVSYMKNLVKEFLDSDERIRVVEGGADRNATLMNGIKAIDNEFGLNDDDVIITHDSVRPFITHRIIEDNIDGVLEYGAVDTVIPAIDTIVEAHDNILTDIPQRSAMYQGQTPQSFNIKKLVTAFASLTDDEKETLTDAAKIMVLKGDGVHIVTGDQSNFKVTTSFDLNMAQALVGKRED, from the coding sequence ATGATTTATGCAGAAATTTTAGCTGGTGGTAAAGGTACCCGAATGGGCAATGTTCCGATGCCAAAACAATTTTTAACATTAGGTACTAAGCCAATTGTGATTCACACATTGGAAAAATTTCTTTTAAATTCACGTTTTAATGTAATTGTAGTAGTAGTACCTATGGCATGGGTTAGCTATATGAAAAATCTCGTAAAAGAATTTTTAGATTCTGACGAACGGATTCGAGTGGTAGAGGGTGGTGCAGACCGTAATGCTACTTTAATGAATGGTATCAAGGCAATTGATAATGAATTTGGCTTGAACGATGATGACGTAATTATCACGCATGATTCAGTACGTCCATTTATCACACATCGAATCATTGAAGATAATATTGACGGTGTATTGGAATATGGTGCTGTGGATACCGTAATTCCAGCTATTGATACAATTGTGGAGGCACACGATAATATTTTAACTGATATTCCACAGCGGTCAGCCATGTATCAAGGTCAAACGCCACAATCATTTAACATCAAAAAACTAGTTACAGCATTTGCTTCACTAACTGATGATGAAAAAGAAACATTAACTGATGCGGCCAAAATTATGGTGCTTAAGGGAGATGGTGTTCATATCGTTACGGGGGATCAGTCAAACTTTAAGGTAACAACAAGTTTTGATTTAAACATGGCACAAGCCTTAGTTGGCAAACGGGAGGACTAG
- a CDS encoding CDP-glycerol glycerophosphotransferase family protein has translation MKNTWIFGASDFIGNPKWLYQYINQFRNDIEIWWIADNKNRLQEIKKANPEINIVLRDSTQASRLYKTASVYVEDQFREYYPEELNENIVFLNLWHGVGLKKIEMNSPFNGTLSTRIMKKYIKYTDIFSRRTLFLSTSEEMDKHFADNVMVPEERFIKGGYPRVELNKIVNSNAVDLRQAAGVSSDTKVVMFAPTYRDAGITGSFDMLIPDMNAVYDALEASNSMLIINLHPKMRTDGTYQQILKEFVDKPRTVFIENGQDIYELFNQIDYTIIDYSSIFYDLMASGQDHFVRYTPDFEEYLSYQPLMERYYDETYGEVVNDFETLLQILRSPNMDAMLDTAARNRIQEYFFSHANGRDGIDAMIDFVLQYKLPANEGLPTLHSYDIFDTLIKRTVGVPEGIFFYVQEQLRESGLNFPRYVIDNYPEVRHQAEFDARDYKRKTQFERESDVIEIEFMDIFNRMAEIHSLNQEQVNFLAEKEKEIEIKNADPIDWRIEQIEEQLANGDEVVLISDMYLPYETVKAMLHHADARLDKLPLYLSTDVGYQKTTLLLFKYVFFNMRYHFEHWVHYGDNPRADKRAPKRLGIETVNHKLMGFNDYEQSLVEKVRSYESYLVANIFRKDRRSKTYVDANTQVRAERYFAKGYTGLYLVPYVDWAIRRAINDNVDTMYFISRDGVFLKELADAIIDEQGLSMKTKLIYGSRKAWRIPGYVHEVDDAAFSVFGLFQSSVKKYEDILRTGILTDDEFDEFFPMLGDLKVKQTPYTGRDRDRIRSAAKNSKGYREHLVKIGAERRELVRDYLKSEINFDEKFVFVEFWGRGYTQDSLTNLLEDAAGREIPTEFYYARSIYGTTGHSIRTRFTSDAASLTFIESIFARVPMNSLTEYERTADGKVVPVIEDRPNKFARKFSKHTVSFAKRYARLEVKNRILLDRELFDFAINYFHENPDDENIIRVFAPLEDNIALDGTPEQYAPLIRAKSALFKPIKELKRGTRSFDMSVARSSKKVQFIIERKIEFAAWQRKRKRLKDKKN, from the coding sequence ATGAAGAATACGTGGATATTCGGTGCAAGTGATTTTATTGGTAATCCCAAGTGGCTATACCAATACATTAATCAATTCCGAAATGATATTGAAATATGGTGGATTGCTGATAATAAAAATCGCCTACAAGAAATTAAAAAAGCAAACCCAGAAATTAATATCGTATTACGTGATAGTACACAAGCTAGTCGTCTGTACAAAACTGCTTCAGTATACGTGGAGGATCAATTCCGCGAATATTACCCTGAAGAACTTAATGAAAACATAGTGTTTTTGAATTTATGGCATGGCGTTGGATTAAAGAAAATTGAAATGAACTCGCCATTTAACGGTACATTATCTACACGAATTATGAAGAAGTATATTAAGTATACTGACATTTTTTCACGGCGAACGTTATTCCTTAGTACATCGGAAGAAATGGACAAACATTTTGCGGACAATGTGATGGTGCCCGAGGAACGATTTATAAAAGGTGGATATCCTCGCGTTGAATTGAATAAAATTGTCAATTCAAATGCTGTTGATTTACGTCAAGCAGCTGGGGTGAGTTCAGATACTAAAGTTGTAATGTTTGCACCGACATATCGGGATGCTGGTATTACAGGTTCTTTTGATATGCTCATTCCAGATATGAACGCGGTTTACGATGCGTTAGAAGCAAGTAATTCAATGTTGATTATCAATTTGCATCCAAAGATGCGAACTGACGGAACCTATCAACAAATTTTAAAGGAGTTTGTTGATAAGCCACGAACTGTCTTTATTGAAAACGGACAAGATATTTATGAATTGTTTAATCAGATTGACTACACAATCATTGATTATTCATCAATTTTTTATGATTTAATGGCTAGTGGGCAAGATCATTTTGTTCGATACACACCTGATTTTGAAGAATATTTATCATATCAACCACTTATGGAACGTTATTACGATGAAACTTATGGTGAAGTGGTAAATGATTTTGAGACGCTATTACAAATACTTCGTAGTCCTAATATGGATGCCATGCTTGACACAGCGGCCCGTAATCGTATTCAAGAATATTTTTTCAGTCATGCCAATGGGCGTGATGGAATCGATGCGATGATTGATTTTGTTTTGCAATACAAATTGCCAGCGAACGAAGGACTACCAACTTTACATTCATACGATATTTTTGACACGTTAATTAAACGAACTGTTGGAGTTCCAGAGGGAATATTTTTTTACGTTCAAGAACAACTGCGAGAAAGTGGTCTGAATTTCCCAAGATATGTGATTGATAATTACCCTGAAGTTCGACATCAAGCGGAATTTGATGCGCGTGATTACAAACGTAAAACGCAATTTGAACGTGAATCAGATGTTATTGAAATTGAATTTATGGATATCTTTAATCGGATGGCTGAAATTCATTCTCTCAATCAAGAACAAGTGAATTTTCTAGCTGAAAAAGAAAAAGAAATTGAAATTAAGAACGCGGATCCTATTGATTGGCGAATTGAACAAATTGAAGAACAATTAGCAAATGGTGATGAGGTTGTACTAATCAGTGATATGTATTTGCCATATGAAACAGTCAAGGCAATGTTACATCATGCTGATGCACGACTCGATAAGCTTCCATTATATTTATCAACGGATGTTGGGTATCAAAAAACTACACTATTGCTGTTTAAGTACGTGTTTTTCAATATGCGTTATCACTTTGAGCATTGGGTTCATTACGGAGATAATCCAAGAGCGGATAAACGTGCACCTAAACGGTTGGGAATCGAAACAGTTAACCATAAATTAATGGGATTTAATGATTATGAACAATCTTTAGTAGAGAAAGTTCGTAGCTATGAGAGCTATTTGGTTGCCAATATTTTCCGTAAGGATCGTCGTAGTAAAACATATGTAGATGCTAACACACAAGTTCGAGCTGAACGCTATTTTGCTAAAGGCTACACTGGGTTGTATTTAGTTCCTTACGTTGATTGGGCAATTCGTCGAGCAATTAACGATAATGTTGATACGATGTACTTTATCTCTCGAGATGGGGTGTTTTTGAAAGAACTTGCAGATGCAATTATTGATGAGCAGGGATTATCAATGAAAACAAAGTTGATTTACGGTTCTCGTAAGGCATGGCGAATTCCAGGTTATGTCCACGAAGTTGATGACGCTGCATTTAGTGTCTTTGGATTGTTTCAGAGTAGTGTTAAAAAATACGAGGATATTCTTCGAACTGGGATTCTTACAGATGATGAATTTGATGAATTTTTCCCTATGCTTGGTGATTTGAAAGTTAAGCAAACACCATATACGGGACGTGATCGTGATCGTATTCGTAGCGCAGCCAAAAATTCAAAAGGGTATCGTGAACACTTAGTAAAAATCGGTGCAGAACGACGTGAATTAGTTCGAGACTATTTGAAAAGTGAAATTAACTTTGATGAAAAATTTGTCTTTGTAGAATTTTGGGGACGTGGATACACACAAGATAGTTTAACCAACTTACTTGAAGATGCAGCAGGGCGGGAAATTCCAACAGAATTTTATTATGCTCGAAGCATTTATGGTACAACGGGCCATTCCATAAGGACTCGATTTACGTCGGATGCTGCTAGTTTGACGTTTATTGAATCAATTTTTGCACGAGTGCCAATGAATTCTTTGACTGAATACGAACGAACTGCAGATGGTAAAGTCGTACCAGTTATTGAGGATCGGCCAAATAAATTTGCTCGTAAATTTTCTAAACATACGGTATCGTTTGCAAAACGGTATGCCCGGTTAGAGGTTAAAAATCGCATTTTATTGGATCGTGAATTATTTGATTTCGCAATTAATTATTTCCATGAAAATCCCGACGATGAAAATATTATTCGTGTATTTGCACCACTTGAAGACAACATTGCACTAGATGGTACACCGGAACAGTATGCACCATTAATCCGCGCCAAAAGTGCACTCTTTAAGCCAATTAAAGAATTGAAACGTGGAACTCGTTCATTTGATATGTCAGTGGCTCGTTCAAGTAAAAAAGTTCAATTTATTATTGAGCGAAAAATAGAATTTGCAGCATGGCAACGAAAACGTAAGCGTCTTAAGGATAAAAAGAATTAA
- a CDS encoding glycosyltransferase family 2 protein — MKEEERAVVVKKLVIVIPAYNEEEVFPETVKEITEILEGMISSNKVSADSKILFVNDGSKDNTWNLIINEQKNNELVTGINFSRNFGHQNALVAGLVTASKDADMMITIDADLQDDVNAIEKMVDQYYAGFDVVYGVRDNRDTDTAFKRSTALTFYGIMKKLGVDMVPNHADYRLMSQRAVLEFLKFKEENLFIRGIVPLVGFPSTKVYYARKERFAGESKYPLKKMLKFAWDGISSFSVVPIRAIMTLGVAVVIVAVGILVYAVLEHARGNTAQGWSSLMISLWFLGGVQLIGISVIGEYIGKIFNEVKHRPRFTIQDDTYTKVDK; from the coding sequence ATGAAAGAAGAGGAAAGAGCAGTGGTCGTAAAAAAATTAGTGATTGTCATTCCCGCATATAACGAAGAAGAAGTTTTTCCGGAAACAGTGAAAGAAATAACCGAAATACTTGAAGGAATGATTAGCAGTAATAAGGTGAGCGCGGATAGTAAAATATTATTTGTTAATGACGGTTCAAAGGATAACACTTGGAATTTAATAATTAATGAACAAAAAAATAATGAATTAGTAACCGGAATTAATTTCAGTCGTAATTTTGGGCACCAAAATGCTTTAGTAGCTGGATTAGTTACTGCGTCTAAAGATGCGGATATGATGATTACTATTGATGCAGATTTACAAGATGATGTTAATGCAATTGAAAAAATGGTTGATCAATATTACGCAGGCTTCGATGTGGTTTATGGAGTTCGTGATAATCGTGATACTGATACTGCATTCAAGCGGTCGACAGCGCTCACATTTTACGGCATCATGAAGAAATTAGGCGTTGATATGGTTCCTAATCATGCGGATTATCGTTTAATGAGCCAACGCGCAGTACTCGAGTTTTTGAAATTCAAAGAAGAAAATTTATTTATCCGAGGTATTGTTCCGTTAGTTGGTTTTCCAAGTACAAAGGTTTATTATGCCCGTAAAGAACGATTTGCTGGTGAATCAAAGTATCCATTAAAAAAGATGCTTAAATTTGCTTGGGATGGTATTTCATCATTTTCGGTTGTGCCAATTCGAGCAATTATGACGCTTGGAGTTGCGGTTGTTATCGTTGCAGTAGGTATTTTAGTCTATGCGGTCCTTGAACATGCACGTGGGAATACAGCTCAAGGATGGTCATCATTGATGATTTCTCTTTGGTTTCTTGGCGGTGTGCAGTTGATTGGTATATCAGTGATTGGAGAATATATTGGTAAAATATTTAATGAAGTTAAACACCGTCCACGATTCACGATTCAAGATGATACATACACCAAGGTAGATAAATAA
- a CDS encoding histidine phosphatase family protein, translated as MKKIFLLFISPLIALMIATCIVHQTASHVSNQPLNIYLVRHGQTILNTHSRIQGWSDSPLTATGIAQASTVGKNMHKLNFIAAYSADNQRTNDTARLILKNANDSVKIQKLKYLREGYYGSFEGDKTTTYTNKLPKVYDLNSDTQLRQKYSSTYWQHIQNAYAKLDTSHEAEASSKAVSRFNTALKKITAKHTHGNVLVVSSGMVTMEWLESQHIRIDTVRMLPNNSVTKLTYIDGKLKVDYFGSEAFLK; from the coding sequence ATGAAAAAAATATTTTTATTATTTATATCTCCACTCATTGCCTTAATGATAGCTACATGTATTGTTCATCAAACGGCCTCACATGTTTCTAATCAGCCACTCAACATCTATCTAGTACGTCATGGGCAAACCATTTTAAATACGCATAGCCGAATTCAGGGTTGGAGCGATTCACCTTTAACCGCTACAGGTATCGCTCAGGCATCAACAGTTGGTAAAAATATGCACAAACTCAATTTTATTGCGGCGTATTCTGCTGACAATCAACGTACTAATGACACAGCACGCTTGATTCTCAAAAATGCTAATGATTCAGTTAAAATTCAAAAGTTAAAATATCTCCGTGAAGGATATTACGGTAGCTTCGAAGGTGATAAAACAACTACCTATACCAACAAATTGCCAAAAGTATATGATTTAAATTCTGACACACAATTGCGACAAAAATATTCATCTACTTACTGGCAACACATTCAAAATGCATACGCTAAATTGGATACATCACATGAAGCTGAAGCATCTAGCAAAGCCGTTTCACGATTCAACACTGCATTAAAAAAAATTACGGCCAAGCACACCCATGGTAACGTACTCGTTGTGTCTTCTGGCATGGTTACCATGGAATGGCTCGAATCGCAACACATCAGAATTGATACCGTACGTATGTTGCCAAATAACAGTGTCACCAAACTCACTTACATAGATGGCAAGCTCAAGGTCGATTACTTTGGTAGTGAAGCATTCTTAAAATAA
- a CDS encoding glycosyltransferase family 2 protein translates to MKLSIIVPSHNEEETVSIFYNAMEDVHKTLTDIEYEYWFVDDGSKDNTLAEIKKLSAIDDNVHYVTFSRNFGKEAALYAGLEHATGELVTVMDIDLQDPPTLLPEMIAGVRSGEWDAVGTRRVTRDGESKIRSFFAKMFYKFINRISSTEMVDGARDFRVMSRQMVDAVLEMPEYNRFSKGIFSWVGFKTKYLEYKNIERVAGTTSWSFWSLLKYAIEGIVTFSEAPLLIASGLGAVMAAISGVSLIVVVVRALVNNTSVGGWPSMVSIFLFIGGIQLLVLGIIGRYIGNIYLEVKHRPIYLAREVK, encoded by the coding sequence ATGAAATTATCAATTATTGTGCCTTCTCATAATGAAGAAGAAACGGTAAGTATTTTTTATAATGCGATGGAAGATGTACATAAGACATTAACCGATATTGAATATGAATATTGGTTTGTTGATGATGGATCAAAAGACAACACGCTGGCCGAAATCAAGAAATTAAGTGCAATTGACGACAATGTGCACTATGTAACTTTTTCCCGGAATTTTGGTAAAGAAGCCGCCTTATACGCTGGCTTAGAACATGCAACGGGTGAGTTAGTGACAGTGATGGATATTGATTTGCAAGATCCACCAACATTATTGCCGGAAATGATTGCCGGTGTACGTTCTGGTGAATGGGATGCAGTCGGGACCCGGCGTGTAACACGTGACGGTGAGTCAAAAATCCGCTCATTCTTTGCCAAGATGTTCTATAAGTTCATCAACCGCATTTCATCAACTGAAATGGTCGATGGTGCCCGCGATTTTCGGGTCATGTCCCGCCAAATGGTTGACGCAGTTTTAGAAATGCCCGAATATAATCGTTTCTCAAAGGGGATTTTCAGTTGGGTAGGCTTCAAAACCAAATACCTCGAATATAAAAATATCGAACGAGTCGCCGGTACTACTTCATGGTCATTCTGGAGCTTGTTGAAGTACGCCATTGAAGGTATCGTAACCTTTTCAGAGGCACCTTTGTTAATCGCCTCAGGCCTCGGAGCAGTCATGGCTGCCATCTCAGGTGTTTCACTGATAGTTGTCGTCGTACGGGCGCTAGTCAACAATACCAGTGTCGGTGGCTGGCCATCAATGGTTTCAATCTTCTTATTTATTGGTGGCATCCAATTGCTTGTTTTAGGCATTATCGGACGTTACATCGGGAATATTTATCTTGAAGTTAAGCACCGCCCGATTTATTTGGCGCGGGAAGTGAAATGA
- a CDS encoding ion transporter, with product MSLKLFTFNWDNKDKTTTKGAQQVMEKLTKWQKIYDILSAVLASVSVIIVLLDLAAVITINAEPYYLLDKIILAIFTLDYVVRFAIAKDKWRFFKGNIFDLLSIMPFDVMFSVFRISRLARLFKLFRLFSFTGRFMTRWKAFLYKTGFIYVVYVTSTLIVVSGIGFAAIEHDTLINAFWWAISTVTTVGYGDVVPHTPVGKMIGVVLMFMGIGLISSLTSAVTNFFVSEEEDDRFDQIQNQLDEIQALLIAQQSKADD from the coding sequence ATGTCCCTAAAATTGTTCACATTTAATTGGGATAATAAGGATAAGACAACTACGAAGGGAGCACAGCAAGTGATGGAAAAATTGACCAAATGGCAGAAAATTTACGATATCCTCAGTGCAGTGCTCGCTTCAGTTTCGGTGATAATTGTCTTGCTGGATTTGGCAGCGGTGATTACTATCAATGCCGAGCCGTACTATTTATTAGATAAAATTATTTTAGCAATATTTACCCTTGATTACGTCGTGCGTTTTGCAATCGCGAAGGACAAATGGAGATTTTTTAAAGGCAATATTTTTGATTTATTATCAATCATGCCATTTGATGTCATGTTTAGCGTCTTTCGAATTTCAAGATTGGCACGCTTATTCAAGCTTTTCCGGCTGTTTAGCTTCACTGGCCGGTTCATGACGCGTTGGAAAGCATTCTTATATAAAACAGGTTTCATTTATGTCGTATATGTCACGTCAACACTGATTGTGGTCAGTGGAATTGGTTTTGCCGCGATTGAGCACGATACACTAATCAATGCGTTTTGGTGGGCGATTTCAACGGTAACCACCGTGGGCTATGGCGACGTGGTGCCACATACGCCGGTTGGTAAGATGATTGGCGTCGTATTGATGTTCATGGGGATTGGCTTAATTAGTTCGTTAACAAGTGCGGTGACTAATTTTTTCGTTTCTGAGGAAGAAGATGACCGCTTCGATCAAATCCAAAACCAGCTGGATGAAATTCAAGCACTGCTGATTGCCCAACAATCAAAAGCTGATGATTAG